From the genome of Mastomys coucha isolate ucsf_1 unplaced genomic scaffold, UCSF_Mcou_1 pScaffold6, whole genome shotgun sequence, one region includes:
- the Ngb gene encoding neuroglobin translates to MERPESELIRQSWRAVNSSPLEHGTVLFARLFSLEPSLLPLFQYNGRQFSSPEDCLSSPEFLDHIRKVREAEPWGLRSAKHCLCNIVLQMTRYLLPLQTVGESLLYMLEKCLGPNFTPATRTAWSQLYGAVVKAMSRGWDGE, encoded by the exons ATGGAGCGCCCGGAGTCAGAGCTGATACGGCAGAGCTGGCGGGCGGTGAACAGCAGCCCTCTGGAACATGGCACTGTCCTGTTCGCCAG GCTCTTCTCCCTGGAACCCAGCCTGCTGCCTCTCTTCCAGTACAATGGCCGCCAGTTCTCCAGCCCTGAAGACTGTCTCTCCTCTCCAGAATTCCTGGACCACATTAGGAAGGTGAGGGAGGCAGAGCCATGGGGTCTCAGATCTGCAAAACATTGTCTTT GCAATATTGTTCTGCAG ATGACTAGGTACCTCTTACCTCTGCAGACAGTAGGTGAGTCCCTGCTCTACATGCTGGAGAAGTGCCTGGGTCCCAACTTTACACCAGCTACAAGGACCGCCTGGAGCCAACTCTACGGAGCTGTGGTGAAAGCCATGAGCCGAGGCTGGGATGGGGAGTAA